A stretch of DNA from Spirosoma endbachense:
GATAAAATTGACGCATTGTTTGGACGATAAATACTGGCGAAAGAGCGAATGCGTATTTACGCATTTACTCTTTCGCTCTTTTACTCTTTAAGAAATGGTTTCTGAAGATCTCGATATAGCCAACAAAAACCTGCCTGCCGAACAGGGTCCGGTTCAGTATGTTAATGAACTGACTACGCTCAATCTCGGTCCAACCCACCCAGCTACGCATGGTATTTTCCAGAACGTCCTTCAGATGGACGGGGAGAAAATTGTATCGAGCGAGCAGACGATCGGGTACATCCACCGGGCTTTCGAGAAAATTGCCGAGCGTCGCCCGTTCTACCAGATTACTACGCTTACCGATCGGATGAACTACTGTTCGTCGCCCATTAACAATATGGGTTGGCACATGACAGTTGAAAAATTATTGGGCATCGACATACCGAAACGGGCCCAATACATCCGCGTCATTCTGATGGAACTGGCCCGGATTGCCGACCACGTCGTTTGTAATGGCATTTTAGGTGTTGATACAGGAGCTTTTACCGGCTTTTTGTATATCTATCAGGAGCGTGAAAACATTTACGAAATTTACGAAGAGATCTGTGGAGCTCGTTTAACGACTAATATGGGTCGAATTGGTGGCATGGAGCGTGACCTCTCTCCTACTGCCATCCGTAAGATTAAAGAGCTGCTGGTACGTTTCCCTAAAATATTACGCGAGTTTGAAAATCTATTTAATCGCAACCGGATTTTCATGGATCGCGTTGTAAACGTTGGGTCAATTTCGGCAGAACGCGCCCTTAGTTATGGCTTTACTGGCCCAAACCTGCGAGCCGCGGGTGTCGATTACGACGTTCGTGTGATGAACCCGTATTCATCCTATCAGGACTTTGAGTTTGACATTCCTGTCGGACAAAGTGGCGATACCTATGATCGGTTCATGGTTCGGAATGAGGAAATGTGGCAGAGTCTTCGGATTATTCAGCAGGCGATGGACAACCTGCCGGAGGGCCCCTATTATGCTGACGCTCCTCAATATTACTTACCGCCAAAGCAGGAAGTCTATAAAAACATGGAAGCCCTCATCTATCACTTCAAGATTGTGATGGGCGAGATCGATGCACCCGTTGGTGAAGTTTATCACGCTGTTGAAGGCGGTAACGGCGAACTTGGCTTCTACCTGATCAGCGATGGAGGTCGCGCACCATACCGCCTACACTTCCGTCGTCCGTGTTTTATCTATTACCAGGCTTACCCGGAAATGTGTAAAGGCCTCACGCTATCTGATGCCATTGTCATTATGAGTAGTATGAATGTCATTGCAGGTGAGTTAGATGCATAGTACAGTTTTCAGTTTATGAGCACGACTGTTGAAAATAAACCGGTGGTTTTTACCCCAGAGCGTTTAACGAAAGCGCAGGAAATTATTGCCAATTATCCTGACGGGCGGCAGAAGTCAGCGCTATTGCCGCTGCTTCATCTGTTGCAGGAGCAGGAAGGCTGGACCAGTCCC
This window harbors:
- the nuoD gene encoding NADH dehydrogenase (quinone) subunit D, with the protein product MVSEDLDIANKNLPAEQGPVQYVNELTTLNLGPTHPATHGIFQNVLQMDGEKIVSSEQTIGYIHRAFEKIAERRPFYQITTLTDRMNYCSSPINNMGWHMTVEKLLGIDIPKRAQYIRVILMELARIADHVVCNGILGVDTGAFTGFLYIYQERENIYEIYEEICGARLTTNMGRIGGMERDLSPTAIRKIKELLVRFPKILREFENLFNRNRIFMDRVVNVGSISAERALSYGFTGPNLRAAGVDYDVRVMNPYSSYQDFEFDIPVGQSGDTYDRFMVRNEEMWQSLRIIQQAMDNLPEGPYYADAPQYYLPPKQEVYKNMEALIYHFKIVMGEIDAPVGEVYHAVEGGNGELGFYLISDGGRAPYRLHFRRPCFIYYQAYPEMCKGLTLSDAIVIMSSMNVIAGELDA